The genome window tcgaagAACGTCTATCCCCATCGCACTTGGCGTAGTCGATACAGGGACACAAATGTACGTTCTAGCTTCGACGTTCGCGATGGCACCAGTCCAGTATGACATCGAAACTATTTGGTTTAATTTTAACCATTTGACCGGCAAACACGACAACTGCCGCGTGATTAACCTTCATGCATTACGATAAGGTTCACAATGATGCGCCGCTCACGATACGCGTGGCGATCAAAGGAATAATGAGcatgatgatgaatgatgatttGGCGGGGTTAATgagaagggtacacggaaagaacatgtttagtcacttttttcggaaaatgagatttttatctcaaaatgaactattagtatctctatatcttttgctaccactgtataataaatgtaacacaacttttttttagttatataatacctggtcacggaattactatacgttttgacattgttctaaATGTTGacaccgcgattactcaaaatgttactaaagtgactatagttcgtttttttagcattagaaagaatttgaaagaaggtaagcgattttgacacgtcttttaattaaaagacactgtttaaaaatcaataactattatttatgaaagcagaagactagtaaagatcgtattagattcataatctctatgtaacttagtaatgcataatatgtatgtttaatcCTAGAGATAGTTCGAAAAGTGGATAATGTGTGTAATACTACTAATTTTATGATACTGACTAcatatgtattaacagtataagtgtcttggctatagctgtaaacttatacttagtgtttacctgaataaagaataaagaataattgttacatatttaccataacttatttttaaaatgagttttttaatcaaaagacacatcaagattgtttaccttatttctaatgctaaaaaaacgaagtatagacatgttctttccgtgcacccttcagttaagctttggattcctccgaaaacggtgccgtcatattacggccgtaatatagcggtgaatgacgtcactagaacgttgtctatgtaaacaagatggcgcggtttcctagacggcgttgattgtcaacgtaacgtaataaagcggtgccgtcatttggatgacggccgccatgaccgatagtttcgtgaacgttttattagatagcggtgacgccattttgaataaatgacacgagatttgaataaatgattccgtactacgattattttcctcttctgatgatatttcatcctccaagtaaattatagatgatcaagcaaatcttgtcagtaggaaaaggcgcgaaattcagaatttctatgggacgttatctcatcgcgcctacatttttcaaatttgccgctttgaccttggtggatgacgttgtgttatgacgccgtggtactttccacatgtcgccaccgtaaagacggccgtcttttgcggccgctatatgacggccgtcatatgacggcaccgttttcggaggaatccaaagctttaactggatcatgaagggtggggggaaatgaccgaacgggatagtgtTATGTATCTTTcggtaggagtagcagcgaaagcgctattaggATTagggtgggcaacaaataaattcgacaaatcatagtgtcgcattgcgtatgttttgtccctcacggacgcacgcgtaacataccacatctattaggatcctaccatctatgcgaTCAAAGGAATAATGAACATGACGATGAATGATGATTTGGTGGGGTTAATGACAACAGTTAATGTATATAAACGGATTAGTTGGTCACCTTGGCGTCCCCGGAGTTAAACAGCGCGAGCTGCGGCACGGTGAGCGCCGGCGCGGCGGGCAGCAGGTGCGCGAACGCCGCCACCTCGGCGCCGGCTGTAGTCTCCGCTGTTGTTAactacacaataaaataaaataaaaatcgtttatttccgaaaaatattcacttggatacagtttttagggttccgtacccaaagggtaaaaacgggaccctattactaagactccgctgtccgtccgtccgtccgtctgtcaccaggctgtatctcacgaaccgtgatagctagacagttgaaattttcacagatgatgtatttctgttgccgctataacaacaaatactaaaaacagaataaaataaagatttaagtggtgctcccatacaacaaacgtgatttttgaccgaagttaagcaacgtcaggcggggtcagtacttggatgggtgaccgtttttttgcttgttttgctctattttttgttgatggtgcggaaacctccgtgcgcgagtccgactcgcacttggccggtttttttattattataaatgagcttactcatggccacaggctagccgaggcgaaggcgtggcctacgatggagcgagcctgcccaggtgcctgttcacccttgatttgaaggttgccgggttatatgccatataaaaattagtttaaatttactttagtactaagttttagttaagtacattgcTATGTACCCTAACAGGGTTCATGTGAACACTAGCTGTAAAATGTCCTTTGTAAGACCTTATGTAACACATGATTATAAATgcaataaatgaattatgaattatgaactcaaaaatatagacgccggcaaggaattccattccttggcagtgcacAATTCATGCTTTTTAAGTCATGTTGCGCTTGAGAGAAAttgtctgttcggaaagagaagagtagtgtaatgtattgggccccatttccgcacagactagtaGTGTTGTACCTGTAACGCAGGCCACTTGCGGAACTTGTCTGTGGACACGCTGGTCTTGTTGACCAGCACGGCGGGGTCGACGTCGACGCTGATGGCCGCGGCACTTGGCGGTCGGAGAGACGACACGTTGTGAGCCAACAGGTACAGCTCTTGGAAGTggttcccatttgtccccttATGATGATAGtgtatgttcggaaagagaagagttgtgtaatgtattggaccccatactcttctctttccgcacagactagtaGTGTTGTACCTGTAACGCAGGCCACTTGCGGAACTTGTCTGTGGACACGCTGGTCTTGTTGACCAGCACGGCGGGGTCGACGTCGACGCTGATGGCCGCGGCACTTGGCGGTCGGAGAGACGACACGTTGTGAGCCAACAGGTACAGCTCTTGGAAGTggttcccatttgtccccttATGATGATAGtgtatgttcggaaagagaagagtagtgTAATGTATTGGCCccatctctttccgcacagactagtaGTGTTGTACCTGTAACGCAGGCCACTTGCGGAACTTGTCTGTGGACACGCTGGTCTTGTTGACCAGCACGGCGGGGTCGACGTCGACGCTGATGGCCGCGGCACTTGGCGGTCGGAGAAACGACACGTTGTGAGCCAACAGGTACAGCTCTTGGAAGTGGTTCTCATTTGTCTCCTTTATCGTGAACACGGATTTTTCTGGAACAATACGGATGTGTTTAAAGTTGGTACGGATATGGAAGATTATTAAGGCGACGGTCCCTCAGATTTTGTAACTGGtataattttaagattattaaaatagtaaaaaaacatATTCTTTGAGGGCGTAGACGTAGGTAAAGCATTTGACAAGGAGGCATCAGATAATTTTTGGAGACCTGGTTTATTATAATAGCCTTCTAAAACATCTACGAATGACGACGGGGCAGTTTTAGAGCCAACACAAAAGCGGGTGTCAAAATGAAGATAGGGAACTATTTAAGCTAGCAAATATTTTTGCTTGGTGTACCGCAAGGTAGCATCCTAGGTCCAACAACAAAGTTACTCAGTGGCTGTGGCAGGAAGTTGTAGTTAGTGGAGTGCCACAAGGGAGCATTCTAGGCCCAACAATACTCACTGGCTCCAGGTTCCGCTGCATTATCATCTACGATCTGCGAGAAGTGAGCCAGTAGTGCGTCTAGCTCAGGCTGGTCGGCGGTGTGAGTGTGACGTAAGAAGTTGTAGTCGCCGTAGGTCGGCGTGGGTCCGGTCGGCGTCTTGTCGGTGTTGGCGAGCAGCTGGTCGTGAGTGCCACAAGGGAGCATTCTAGGTCCAACAATACTCACTGGCTCCAGGTTCCGCTGCATTATCATCTACGATCTGCGAGAAGTGAGCCAGTAGTGCGTCTAGCTCGGGCTGATCGGCGGTGTGAGTGTGGCGTAAGAAGTTGTAGTCGCCGTAGGTCGGCGTGGGTCCGGTCGGCGTCTTGTCGGTGTTGGCGAGCAGCTGTCGTGAGTGCCACAAGGGAGCATTCTAGGCCCAACAATACTCACTGGCTCCAGGTTCCGCTGCATTATCATCTACGACCTGCGAGAAGTGCGCGAGTAGTGCGTCTAGCTCGGGCTGGTCAGCGGTGTGAGTGTGACGTAAGAAGTTGTAGTCGCCGTAGGTCGGCGTGGGTCCGGTCGGCGTCTTGTCGGTGTTGGCGAGCAGCTGGTCGTCTTGGAACGACGCGGACACGAGCAGGAGACGAGCGTGGGACAGTCTGGGGACACCGTTGAGTGTTAGGATATCGCAGAGCGAAGAATTCAGTTTACGTTTTGATAAGTGAGGTTATAAAAGTTTTAAGGTAATAAACTGAAGATGACATCTGTTACCATACCCAAGCTGTTTGAAACATCTCTTCGATAgcgataaaaaaatagaatCCATAAATTGCAGCATTTATCTGATATGAAACGACacttaatctaatacctttaaacgagcaattcttgtttatttatttatttatttatttatatatatatatttcggcgatctcggaaacggctctaacgatttcgattaaatttactatatgggggtttttgggggcgaaatatcgatctagctaggtcttatctctgggaaaacgcacatttttgagtttttatatgttttccgagcaaagctcggtctcccagatattaaatactaTAATTGATGGTTGGTCTATTTTCAAAGACCGATATGCAATATTTATCGCTGGGTACTGTATGTACCGCCACTCACCATTGTGCGATATGATCAGCTCGTTGAACGGGCTTTTGAGTAACGATCTACAAGTAGATATATTTACTGATTCTTGGTCTAAGTTAGCGCCCAGGTGCCTCGCTTACTGTGAGACTATGAATGAGTGACAGCTGAAGAATAATTTCTACACTGTTACTTGTGTATAAGTGTGTTTTGCAAGTGTAATTGgtgtcatagactaggaatcctttagacggagtttagagcaattatttcaagaaaccgatgctgccaaaactactggggtgcgggggacgaggtgagcgagtcccgtgccgtgattggtccgttcaaagacacggacgtcacacaaagacactttgactcgaagatggagtaaaactaccgtatatttgtggcagaggtagcgttactatgctcagtatagaggatgtcttgtctgtgaattGGTGTAAaccgtaaagctttggattcctccgaaaacggtgccgtcatatgacggccgtcatatagcggcagcaagacggccgtctttacggtgacgacatgtggaaagtaccacggcgtcataacacaccgtcatccaccaaggtcaaagcggcaaatttgaaaaatgtaggcgcgatgggataacgtcccatagaaaatttgaatttcgcgccttttcctactgacaagatttgcttgatcatctataatttacttggaggatgaaatatcatcagaagaggaaaataatcgtagtacggaatcatttattcaaatctcgtgtcatttattcaaaatggcgtcaccgctatctaataaaacgttcacgaaactatcgacaaggtcatgacggccgtcatcttacgttacgttgacaatcaacgtaacgtaacgccgtctaggaaaccgcgccatcttgtttacatagacaacgttctagtgacgtcagtcaacgctaaatagcggccgtaatatgacggcaccgttttcggaggaatccaaagcttaagtgaAAACTAACCTGACACCAGCAGCGCCCTCTTTCATGTACGCCTTCAGGACGTCGTCGAACTGTTTCACGACGTCAGGGTTGCGGAAGTTGAGGTCCGCTTTGCCGGCGCCGTACTGGCTGAGGTACAGCTCTTTACGAGCCTCGCTGTACGCCCAAGCACCTTCATTCGTCACCGCTCGCTGACAAAAAAGACCATTCTACTTTTGTTTTCGATcttttaattattacataagAGTTTCTATAGCTGGTCTATATCTTGTcagaagaaaaattaaaaagttacaaATTAGGTCACTGAAATACTTATTGGAcagtaaaactaaaaataaactgagaGGCGACTACGAAAaactttataaaatgtattaccTGTGACTCAAAGAGTGCAATACTTGATAGCTGTAGATAATTACTATAATAATAGGTTTAAAGTCTCTAAACAAAGCAGATATAGAACTAAGAATATTAGAACAAGGAAATATGTACAACATTTTGTCAAAAACTATTATGGTAGAAGAACAGATAAATTTTTGGTcccaaaaatatacaatgaaatAGAATGGTTAAGAGAGGATAAGAAATATAGCTTAATGGAAgcaaagaataaattaaaaaaaaaacactttttctcaaaaatggacggcaaagtcgacgttgccggttaaaaaataggtcgcgaagtgcgtagtttatggtcattcaaaaaattaaaaagttaaaaacattgcagtctcgatttcgggactgcaatgtcgcatacaaattccattatttaacgagttccaaactttttaaaacttcaaatggccatatcaaatgaaggcataggtcccttaaacagccaaacagatgatcagtacttattattataaagcctataacaggctatcgcaccgcaccgcgaccttggagcgtcgcacccataagtgagagcgagaaacagatatctctttctcactctcacttatgggtgcgacgctccaaggtcgcgatgcggtgcgatagtctgttacaggcttaatgttggtaccgcgactatttaggtgtctcaaatagtttggcgtattttcagcagaaaaatacacttctttttttttaaaggcggcaagctaatttttttaatggttgtacttttttctgtgaaaattaatggaaaattagaacgttgcttctgtaagttctgtaaaatatttctattttttgcaccatttttgagaaaagcactatatatgactcggctggaaggctacttgctggcttcggattcaattaaacggactcccaaggtcgtccgtttaaaacgaatcctcagcctgcaagtagctacttccgaacctcgacaataatgtactattacataaGTTACCTTGACTTCAGTCACTGTGtattatgctttcttttttattttgtgtcttaagttagggtttttataatatgagtataaaagtaaaatataaaacaataaaaaaatacatataaacacattataaaaaacctaacctattattgttattaatatcAGATTTGTTGTTTTTGCACACAGTACCTATATCTTTTtgtaaaattatgttttgtaaAAGGAAAGTGTATCTATTTTCTGAGAATAACTTTAATGTTAATTTTAGGGTAAGCAATAAGCTTAGCATGATAGCAACTAAAAAGTAGGTgcataaaactgtaaaaatgaGCGCTgtctcgccaacaaactgcatgTTAAGCAGATTGGCGAGGAACtataaaaattatttgaaaaaaaaatgaacaaaaaaaaaaggcggcaaatttgaaaaatgtaggcgcgaagggatatcgtcccatagaaaatttgaatttcgcgccttttaataataacaataacttctctcccaccttccttaacaactggtgtcaccttcctgctcttcaagtccggtagtaccacggaagcaaaaaactacagacccatcacatgcttgcctacactctacaagctccttacatccattttgagagcaaaaatcaacgcgcacattgtcgcaaataatattttggcttccgctcaaaatggatgtagggttgggtcccgtggtactaaagagctcctcctcatagacatgaccatatgccaacaaatccggcggaacaagggggccctctcagccgcttggattgactacaagaaggcctatgattcggtgcctcattcatggctggggagggtcttagagctgtataaagttgatgcaactttgagagccttcctaagcgcgtgtatggggcggtggaccacagtccttcgtcaaccaggaggcgggaatGACCGCTCTGgtccgcaggattttataaggattgagcgaggaatctttcagggtgacagtctgagtcccctgtggttctgcctagctctgaatcccctcagcactctgctgaaagatttgggactaggttgccggcttcggagagagggtgaagtcatttctcaccttctgtacatggatgacctcaaattatttgcaccaaataaccaagacttgttggacctactgaaaactaccgaagtcttcagtagtgccatcaacatggagtttggtgtcgataaatgtgcggttatacatgtagagcgggggagggttgtaaattcaacaaatttacaactctctgagacaatggctttcagatctatctctgaatcagaaacctataaataccttggtatgtcacagtcgttgggtattgaggacgagggtattagacggtcggtgaaggagcgctttttcagtcggctcacaaaagtccttaacagtcttttgtcaggaggcaacaaagtgcgcgccttcaacgcctgggtaatgcccctactcacatactcctttggcatactaaggtggactcagaccgagctggacgccctggatcggagggtccgatcactgctcaccgcacatcgcatgctacacccacgctcgtcagttatg of Cydia amplana chromosome 17, ilCydAmpl1.1, whole genome shotgun sequence contains these proteins:
- the LOC134656050 gene encoding uncharacterized protein LOC134656050; translated protein: MSEPRKNHLTIDGGQPKDDEHVATYKPIPEADTEFRSSKSSLHKSKEKVDEAEEKLLEKEDEAKIVTRVDMADAKYVVGDHRNGDAKIELDANKRQFSGLTKEELMKYADDPFWIRLRWAMFILFWALWLCMLAGAIVIIVRTPKCAPPPPREWFEKYALIESDGVLPTDSDLDLLHDSEVGGVFAQFNCGADAYELLKTNTCLDQFKDFVAKAKSRSVKVIVDLIANYVPTTHEWFVKSQAREPAYDSYFIWHEPKGYNGTHPNPPNNWRAVTNEGAWAYSEARKELYLSQYGAGKADLNFRNPDVVKQFDDVLKAYMKEGAAGVRLSHARLLLVSASFQDDQLLANTDKTPTGPTPTYGDYNFLRHTHTADQPELDALLAHFSQVVDDNAAEPGAMSIVGPRMLPCGTHDQLLANTDKTPTGPTPTYGDYNFLRHTHTADQPELDALLAHFSQIVDDNAAEPGAKKSVFTIKETNENHFQELYLLAHNVSFLRPPSAAAISVDVDPAVLVNKTSVSTDKFRKWPALQGTNGNHFQELYLLAHNVSSLRPPSAAAISVDVDPAVLVNKTSVSTDKFRKWPALQGTNGNHFQELYLLAHNVSSLRPPSAAAISVDVDPAVLVNKTSVSTDKFRKWPALQLTTAETTAGAEVAAFAHLLPAAPALTVPQLALFNSGDAKSELGRLTALRSEASIQHGDTKMAAVPARNSTLQLVAIARWKLGHTGYIAVLNTQPEMLSANLTAIGMSELPAQLNVHYVSHQVANLTGYATKKPVDCDNVVVPAMSSVVLEFVPKIPE